From the genome of Uranotaenia lowii strain MFRU-FL chromosome 1, ASM2978415v1, whole genome shotgun sequence, one region includes:
- the LOC129740045 gene encoding adenylosuccinate lyase: MAEINPEFRGYRSPLSTRYASKEMQYLFSEQHKFSTWRKLWIVLAKAQKELGLEITDAQIAELEAHIEDIDFKAAVEEERLTRHDVMAHVHVYAKQCPLAAPIIHLGATSCYVGDNTDLLILKDGLQLLLPKLVGVIKRLSEFAVQYRDLPTLGFTHLQPAQLTTVGKRCTLWIQDLLMDERALRSCRDNLRFRGVKGTTGTQASFLQLFAGDGEKVKQLDKKVTKLAGFERCYTVTGQTYSRKVDLEIVSALASLGASVHKMCSDIRLLASRKELEEPFESTQIGSSAMAYKRNPMRSERCCALARHLISLHASAANTLAVQWLERTLDDSANRRLTLSEAFLAADACLITLLNISQGMVVYPKVIEKNIAQELPFMSTENVIMAMVKAGGDRQVCHEKIRVLSHEAGAQVKQHGKDNDLVERIKADGYFAPILNDLEAILDPRTFTGRAADQVLEFVREDVDPILANYGDNIETKSVGLAI; this comes from the exons ATGGCTGAGATCAACCCCGAGTTCCGTGGCTATCGATCACCGCTAAGCACTCGCTATGCCAGCAAGGAGATGCAGTATCTGTTCAGTGAACAGCACAAGTTTTCCACTTGGCGCAAATTGTGGATCGTTCTGGCCAAAGCTCAGAAG GAGTTGGGGCTGGAAATAACCGACGCTCAGATAGCCGAGCTGGAGGCCCACATCGAGGACATAGATTTCAAGGCCGCGGTAGAAGAAGAAAGGTTAACCCGTCACGATGTGATGGCCCACGTGCATGTGTACGCTAAGCAGTGTCCGCTTGCGGCACCGATCATTCATCTGGGAGCGACTTCCTGTTACGTTGGCGACAACACCGATCTGCTGATCCTGAAGGACGGTCTGCAGCTGTTGCTGCCCAAGTTGGTCGGCGTGATCAAAAGGCTGTCCGAATTTGCTGTTCAATATCGCGATTTGCCGACGTTGGGATTCACTCACCTGCAGCCTGCCCAACTGACAACAGTTGGCAAGCGGTGCACATTATGGATCCAGGATTTATTGATGGATGAGCGAGCATTGCGCAGTTGTCGGGACAATTTACGATTCCGAGGCGTGAAAGGAACCACCGGAACGCAGGCATCGTTTTTGCAGCTCTTTGCCGGCGATGGGGAAAAGGTGAAGCAGCTGGATAAAAAAGTAACCAAATTAGCTGGCTTCGAGCGATGCTACACCGTCACTGGTCAGACATACTCGAG AAAAGTTGATCTGGAAATCGTGTCCGCCTTGGCCAGCTTGGGCGCTAGTGTTCACAAAATGTGCTCCGACATTCGCCTACTGGCTTCGCGCAAAGAGCTGGAGGAACCTTTCGAATCGACCCAGATCGGAAGTTCGGCCATGGCCTACAAGCGAAATCCGATGCGTTCGGAGCGCTGTTGTGCTCTAGCCAGACACTTGATCAGCCTACATGCTAGTGCCGCCAACACCCTGGCCGTTCAGTGGTTGGAGCGCACTTTGGACGATTCGGCCAATCGAAGACTGACGCTGTCGGAGGCGTTCCTAGCGGCTGATGCCTGCCTCATTACGCTGCTTAACATCTCCCAGGGAATGGTTGTCTACCCCAAGGTCATCGAGAAAAACATTGCCCAGGAGCTGCCATTCATGTCAACCGAAAACGTCATTATGGCTATGGTAAAGGCTGGCGGCGATCGTCAGGTTTGTCACGAGAAAATAAGAGTCCTTTCCCATGAAGCAGGCGCTCAAGTTAAGCAGCATGGCAAGGACAACGATCTGGTCGAGCGGATCAAGGCCGATGGCTattttgctcctattttgaatGATCTGGAAGCTATTTTAGATCCAAGAACGTTTACTGGACGGGCAGCGGATCAGGTCCTGGAATTTGTTCGGGAAGATGTTGATCCTATTCTCGCTAATTATGGCGATAATATTGAAACTAAATCTGTTGGCTTAGCCATCTAA